Below is a window of Lodderomyces elongisporus chromosome 3, complete sequence DNA.
GAAGATGGGTCTGCATGTTTGATTCATTTGCTACAAACAGCCAagcttttgcaattgcGTAAAAACACTCAGGAGGATATTGACATTATTTACGAGATTTGCTATGCCTTGAATCCCGCCCAGATACACAAAACTATTGGTGCTTATAGCTCGGCGGAGTATGAAACCCCAATTGCGCCTTCAGTAATGACAATCGTTGCCGAAAAGACCAAAGAGAGCACAAACGATGATTTGTTCCTTCAAATGTCTGCCGACGGACATTTTGAGGATCCATTCAGAAGCATAGAATTAAGGCCGTTCTCCAGAGTTGAAGCCTACGTGCCAGCATGGTTGAGTTTGCCTGTGATTCGCAGAATAGTTGAATTGGTGGCAAAGAACGCCTCAGTACAGGAGACACATCCTGAGTCTAATGGTGTATAAAGAATTTAGTTAatcaattgttttgttcaataaataaatatataaatacatacataAATACACCTagatatatacacatatttAAAGGGCTTATCATAATAGCATTAAAGTATATctaccccccccccccccccccccctccttcCATTTATCCCCAGACCCATATCTCACTAACGTACCAAATCCAATCTTTGTAATAAATGACGGAAGCATGTGTACTTTATTCAAAATTAATATCTTTAGTTCATGGTCTCGTTTGTTCCTTTCAACTTCATTTGCAAAGCATGTAACCCATGATTCTTAAACTCATCATCAAGAGCTCCATATACTAAACGATGTCTGCTTGGTAAATTCAACCCATTAAATGCTTCGCTTTGCATTTTTACAAAGAAATGAGATTCCGTAGTGTTGGTTGCGCCTCGTAATCCATGATGTCCTGCATGCTTGTGAGAATCGTTTCGTACCTCGAGAAAAGTCGGCTTAAAATTTGTCGTGAGCTTGTTGGCAATCGATGTCTCTATTGGACCTTTCGTTGACACTGATGTTGACATGGATTTAATGCAACGTCTGAACATGTATTAATGGTGAAAATTGTTTGTGCAATATTAGAATATTTAGTTTATGGTAGACACGAATTTATAGTATGTAAAAGAAGAGTTTTATATATGCGATAGTAGAGTGATAAAATTTGATAATTTTGTGAGATCTCTCAGATCTCAAATCTTAAatctccaaaaaaaaaaaaaaaaaaaaaaagaaaaaattcgGGCCCTACACCTCGAGTAATTCCTCCGACATCTTTGAGCTATACAGACATTTCAAGCTAGTTGCAAAAGCAATTATTACCTTACTTTCActgtcattttttttttcttttcaatttgtccTTTCCcctcctttccttttttatttttatttttactttccaCTATCCACCACCCCTCCCATACCTTTTCTCCGcagctctttttttttgtatccACAACATGCTTACATTTGCTCCGCGCTTGACCAGAACAACTTATTACGGTTTTCgctgttgtttttcaacatcTCTCGGGCTACGGGAACCTAAAATCGAGACAGTTGATTTAGCATATGAGAAATACCCATATGAAAACTCCACCAAGTCACCATTAATCTTGCTTCATGGTATATTCGGTTCCAAAGCAAATACACGCACAGTATCTAAGCAATTGGCAGAGCGATTGACGCGAGACATTTATGCTCTTGATCTTCGAAATTTTGGATCAAGTCCGCACGCCAAAAGATTGGATTATCCCAGTTTATCTGCAGATGTGGAGCAGTGGATTGACAACCAGGactttaaagaaaaacccATTTTGGTTGGTCACTCTATGGGTGCCAAGACTGCTATGGCATTGGCATTGAGAAGACCAGAGTTGCCTAAATTTGTGGTGAGTGTGGATAACGCGCCAATCTCATTTGGCAACACTGGGTCCAAGTTTGGAAAATACATTAATCAATTGAGAGTTGCATTGGAAAAACACAAGTATAACGATATTAAGGATGTTGATGCCGAGTTGGCAAAAGTGGAGCCAAATAAAGTTATCAGACAGTTTTTGCTCATGAATATGAATAGAggtaaaaagaatgaaCCAGTAACTTCCAAGATTCCACTAGATATAATTGGTGATGCAGTTAATAAAGGTTTCATTGCCAGTTGGCCCTATGACTCTAACGTTCAAAGATGGACTGGACCTGTTTTGTTCATTAGGGGTACTGAGTCACATTACGTACCTGATGAAGTTATACCGGAGATTGCTGCTCAGTTCCCTGATTTTGAAATTCGTGATATAGAGAGCGGGCATTGGGTGATTAGCGAGAAGCCAAAAGAATTTATGGATGTCTTGCAAGAGTTtatagaaagaaaggaagacGATTAATTAGTAGACTAATTTCTAGATGTGATGAATTTTATTACTTTCAATCATATACAAATAGGGATACATATACACTTGtgatatatgtatatatatgtatatgtatatacatatatatgtgtgtgtgtctatGTGCATACCATACTTGCTCATTATATATCACTTACTTTAGCGGTTCCGTCGCCTACAAAGTCACCAT
It encodes the following:
- the uvi31 gene encoding BolA domain UV induced protein Uvi31 (BUSCO:EOG09265LEG) produces the protein MSTSVSTKGPIETSIANKLTTNFKPTFLEVRNDSHKHAGHHGLRGATNTTESHFFVKMQSEAFNGLNLPSRHRLVYGALDDEFKNHGLHALQMKLKGTNETMN
- a CDS encoding uncharacterized protein (MEROPS:MER0031610) produces the protein MLTFAPRLTRTTYYGFRCCFSTSLGLREPKIETVDLAYEKYPYENSTKSPLILLHGIFGSKANTRTVSKQLAERLTRDIYALDLRNFGSSPHAKRLDYPSLSADVEQWIDNQDFKEKPILVGHSMGAKTAMALALRRPELPKFVVSVDNAPISFGNTGSKFGKYINQLRVALEKHKYNDIKDVDAELAKVEPNKVIRQFLLMNMNRGKKNEPVTSKIPLDIIGDAVNKGFIASWPYDSNVQRWTGPVLFIRGTESHYVPDEVIPEIAAQFPDFEIRDIESGHWVISEKPKEFMDVLQEFIERKEDD